A single genomic interval of Fibrobacter sp. UWB13 harbors:
- a CDS encoding sensor domain-containing diguanylate cyclase — MFLFLTPFAVVAFSLAIMNRPSLPNGTTVIPVIKNKRSTALTPVVSPDIRNEFTNDVKMDTNEPNSSLRVNQIWSRANADVDKAFGDMLRCLKVLMPQANTITIFTNGGSATEFRLRTFQSDIPNCIDTGAKITENMGILSQLLRPEVSRILEGDLLVGKRLPYYIENRMIRSLVGVPLLDREERRLGIILVDSLHPNAFTAAEAQALTFISHAMYMVSFKSYASAQNYIEQQQFSTLYRYQRKFFQTMTVKDIYKQMFEYVKENIPFDRLTILAMDRLDEGVGRVVYCVGVDSEQFANKKFTLSDKGIFVLALMRNRPVFRSFTSGYTDYVPRLNDSEKRNMELRQLFVMPVASEPEAKTAELAICLESRYTNRYQDHEKKLLKAFAGVAGFAYARARQVEKDKDLATRDGLTGLMNHRSLQETLRTEKIRADRKKYNIGVLMMDIDHFKNVNDTYGHPVGDEVIKGIATAISGEIRKEIDVVARYGGEEFVVALIDTTPEGMIETAERIRKAVGKLEFNVHLTDPLRVTVSIGAFLVEPEFTDMKKAVNNADQALYKAKDGGRNQVVRFETVESEAVTA; from the coding sequence CTTACTCCGGTTGTGTCTCCGGATATTCGTAACGAGTTTACGAACGATGTCAAGATGGATACCAATGAACCGAATTCCTCGCTCCGTGTGAACCAGATCTGGTCCCGTGCTAATGCGGATGTCGACAAGGCGTTTGGCGATATGTTGCGTTGCCTCAAGGTGTTGATGCCGCAGGCTAACACGATTACGATTTTTACGAATGGCGGTAGTGCAACCGAGTTCCGTTTGAGAACGTTCCAGAGCGATATCCCGAACTGTATCGATACGGGGGCTAAGATTACCGAGAACATGGGTATCTTGAGCCAGCTTTTGCGCCCGGAAGTCTCTCGCATTTTGGAAGGCGATTTGCTTGTCGGCAAGCGCCTCCCGTACTACATTGAAAATCGAATGATCCGCTCCTTGGTCGGTGTGCCGCTCTTGGACCGCGAAGAACGCCGCTTGGGAATCATCTTGGTGGACTCCTTGCACCCGAATGCGTTTACTGCTGCAGAAGCCCAGGCTCTTACGTTCATTTCGCATGCGATGTACATGGTCAGTTTCAAGAGCTATGCCTCGGCGCAGAACTACATCGAACAGCAACAGTTCAGTACGCTTTACCGCTACCAGCGCAAGTTCTTCCAGACGATGACGGTCAAGGATATTTACAAGCAGATGTTCGAATACGTGAAGGAAAATATCCCGTTTGACCGCTTGACGATTCTCGCTATGGATAGGCTGGATGAAGGTGTCGGTCGTGTGGTCTACTGCGTGGGTGTGGATTCCGAGCAGTTTGCCAATAAGAAATTTACGTTGTCCGATAAGGGCATCTTTGTTCTTGCTCTCATGAGGAACCGTCCGGTGTTCCGTTCGTTTACGTCGGGATATACCGATTACGTGCCTCGTTTGAACGATTCTGAAAAGCGCAATATGGAATTGCGTCAGTTGTTTGTAATGCCGGTGGCTTCGGAACCCGAAGCGAAAACGGCTGAACTTGCTATTTGCCTTGAAAGCCGTTACACGAACCGCTATCAGGATCACGAAAAGAAACTCCTCAAGGCATTTGCGGGTGTCGCAGGCTTTGCTTACGCCCGTGCCCGTCAGGTTGAAAAGGACAAGGACCTTGCTACACGCGACGGCCTTACTGGGCTCATGAACCACCGCTCTCTGCAAGAGACGCTGCGCACCGAAAAGATTCGCGCTGACCGCAAGAAGTATAATATTGGCGTCTTGATGATGGACATTGACCACTTCAAGAACGTGAACGATACGTATGGACACCCGGTTGGTGACGAAGTCATCAAGGGTATTGCTACGGCGATTAGCGGTGAAATCCGCAAGGAAATTGATGTCGTGGCTCGCTATGGCGGCGAAGAATTTGTGGTGGCGCTTATCGATACGACTCCGGAAGGCATGATTGAAACGGCAGAACGCATCCGCAAGGCGGTGGGCAAGCTCGAATTCAACGTGCACTTGACGGACCCGCTCCGCGTGACGGTTAGCATTGGCGCCTTCCTTGTGGAACCGGAATTTACGGACATGAAGAAGGCGGTGAACAATGCCGACCAGGCGCTCTACAAGGCGAAGGATGGCGGCCGCAATCAGGTCGTGCGTTTTGAAACCGTAGAATCTGAAGCCGTAACGGCGTAG
- a CDS encoding sodium:solute symporter has product MFTALDWIVLVAYLLLSLAIGLWVSRGNKNLKEYMFGGGSMPWVAVGISLIATSVSATTFLGAPADVFGDDMTFLMFQIGALLSIFVVGFVFIPRLRSSGISSAYELFEVRFGSRSVRRLAAIFYCLHLLLRTGILLYAPSLVLAQILHIDLKLAIIVSAAIAIFYTWFGGIKAVIWTDVMQFCVFFGGGVLVLLIIASQVGGFGEMATLASEAGKTRWWNPSMDISDARTLISAGFAYAILEIAIRGCDQQFVQRYLSCKDVKAANRSSVLSMVLGCAVSILFYWVGAALFVFYKKAQVATLPENLGQNDVFPYFIVNGLPSGVTGLIVAAICAAAMSSLSSAINSLSNTSERDFLGWGESTGMGGLKRAKIWTVVWGVLGVFFALFAATQQGSLLKNAIFFTGLFTGPLLGMFLLAFFADKIFGAAEKALRAWVVIVAVLCGMASLVLFQGIPAFGVKAVFDGVFSWPWLPFISMTTTIVVALVVNFVANAVCAKRK; this is encoded by the coding sequence ATGTTCACAGCTCTCGATTGGATTGTCTTAGTCGCTTACTTGCTCTTATCCTTGGCGATTGGGCTCTGGGTTTCTCGTGGCAACAAAAACCTCAAGGAATACATGTTCGGCGGCGGTTCGATGCCGTGGGTGGCTGTGGGGATTAGCCTCATTGCGACTTCCGTGAGTGCAACGACGTTTCTTGGCGCGCCTGCCGATGTCTTCGGCGATGACATGACTTTTTTGATGTTCCAGATCGGTGCGCTCCTTAGCATTTTTGTGGTGGGCTTTGTGTTTATCCCGAGGCTCCGCTCGTCGGGCATTTCGAGCGCTTATGAACTTTTCGAAGTGCGTTTTGGGAGCCGCTCGGTGCGCCGCTTGGCTGCGATTTTTTACTGCTTGCATTTGCTTTTGCGTACGGGCATTTTGCTTTACGCGCCTTCGCTTGTGCTTGCACAGATTTTGCACATTGACTTGAAACTTGCAATTATCGTCTCGGCGGCGATTGCCATTTTCTACACGTGGTTTGGCGGCATCAAGGCGGTCATCTGGACCGACGTGATGCAATTCTGCGTGTTCTTTGGCGGTGGCGTGCTTGTGCTTTTGATTATCGCAAGTCAGGTGGGTGGCTTTGGCGAAATGGCGACACTCGCTAGCGAAGCGGGCAAAACGCGCTGGTGGAATCCGTCGATGGACATTTCTGATGCACGCACGCTCATCTCGGCGGGTTTTGCGTATGCGATTCTCGAAATAGCCATTCGCGGTTGCGACCAGCAGTTTGTTCAGCGCTACCTCAGCTGCAAGGATGTGAAGGCGGCGAACCGCTCGAGCGTACTTTCGATGGTGCTTGGCTGCGCCGTTTCGATTCTCTTTTACTGGGTCGGAGCCGCGCTCTTTGTCTTTTACAAAAAGGCTCAGGTCGCTACGCTTCCGGAAAACCTTGGTCAAAATGACGTGTTCCCGTATTTCATCGTGAACGGCCTTCCGTCTGGTGTGACGGGCTTGATTGTCGCCGCCATTTGCGCGGCTGCGATGAGTAGCCTTTCTAGTGCCATCAATTCTCTCAGCAATACGTCCGAGCGCGACTTCCTTGGTTGGGGCGAATCGACGGGAATGGGCGGGCTTAAGCGTGCAAAAATCTGGACGGTTGTCTGGGGCGTGCTCGGCGTGTTCTTTGCGCTCTTTGCAGCAACGCAGCAGGGAAGCCTCCTCAAGAACGCCATCTTCTTTACGGGACTTTTCACGGGACCGCTTCTTGGCATGTTTCTCCTTGCGTTCTTTGCCGACAAAATTTTTGGAGCCGCTGAAAAAGCGTTACGCGCGTGGGTTGTGATTGTCGCCGTGCTTTGCGGCATGGCTAGCCTCGTTTTGTTCCAGGGAATCCCTGCGTTTGGCGTGAAAGCCGTATTCGACGGCGTCTTTAGCTGGCCGTGGTTGCCCTTCATCAGCATGACCACCACCATCGTCGTAGCGCTTGTCGTGAACTTCGTGGCGAATGCTGTTTGCGCAAAACGCAAATAA